ACGCCACCCACGCCATTGGAAATGCCACTGGCCCCTCGCTCAAAGCCCGTCGTTGCCGCGAAGACCAGGGCTCCAGTGGAAGGGCTCCGAGAACGGTGAGGTCGATATGGTGATGCGTTCTCACAGGAGTTTAAAACCCCAAACCAATCATATTTTTATGAGAAGACTAATCGGAATCCTGGCCGCCGTCCTGTTGAGTGGGATGCTGACATTTGCCCAGAGCAAGGCGCCTCCGGCCCCTGAAACGAAACCGGAGCAATTGAAGATTCCCTCGATCGTGGTCAACGTGGAGAAAGTGGTCGTCCCAGTCACGGTCAAGGACAGCAAGGGTCATTTGATCAACGACCTGAAAAAAACAGATTTTGAGGTCCTGGAGGACGGCGTGCCGCAGGAGATCTCGGATTTCACCACCGATCCCCGGGCCCTCAGCGCGGTCATCCTGGTGGACACCGCCATGACCGGACGCGCCGAACGACTCCTCGGGGAGACCCTGCGTTCGCTCACCGAATCGTTTAGCGAGTTTGATGCTCTCGCCGTGTACACCTTCGAAGACCGGGTGGACAAGCTGGTGGGATTCGGAAACAACCGAGACATCGCGTACACCAAATTGAAGAGGATCGTGGACGTGAGCGGCTCCAACCCCTCGGTTCCAGGCGGTCCCATTTTCAGCGGCGGGCCGCCCTCCATTAATGGACGCCCTATGGATGTGGGTCCCCCGCCCAACTATGGCTCCCTGAAACCCGCCCTGAAACGAATCACGGACGCCATCTTCGCTGCGGCGATGGCGCTGAAGGATCAGCCCAAAGACCGGAGAAAAATCATTCTCGTGATTTCAGACGGCAACGACACGGGAAAGAATGAGTCAAGTTATCAGGATACACTTCATCTCCTGCTGGATCGCGAGATCGCCGTCTACGGGATCAGCAACGACGAGTTTCCCCTTCTGCGTCATGCCGAAGTGACCAATGTGTTGCCGAGGTTTACCGCCGATACCGGGGGAAGCATGTTCTATTCTTTCAAACGCGAGACCCTCGAAAACATTTATCCCGCCCTTACTGAGGAGGTCCGCAACCAGTACGAGCTGACTTACTCACCCAAGCGGCACACCGATGATTCCGTCTTTAAATCAATTGAGGTCAAAGTGGATCGCCCCGGCGTCCGCGTCATCGCGAGGCAGGGTTACTACGCGGTGTCCGTCGTGCCCCTGACCCCGGAGGCCAAATAAGATTCCCTCCGACGTCACTCATGCATTTTTTAATCGCCCCATACAACGTCGTGAAGACTTGTGATTCTGTTGCACGCGAGGCATGAACCGGCAACGACGCTCGCCCTTCCCAGAGCAGTTCGAGCATGCACTTCTCAATTGAAATCGCGATAAAAAAAATTTATTTGAGTTCCGCTGCGTCCGATTTTTTTCGCGACACTCTATTTTTTTCTTGACATTGAATTGCCTAGACACTATACAATGAAGCAATTCCTGTATTTGCCGCAAGATCTAGTAAGCGGCAAGCAGGACGAATCCTAGAATTGGAGGGAATCGCATGAAGAAAAGCGCAACCAAGAAAGCACCGAAGAAAAAGGCAGCAAAAAAGAAGAAGAGATAAGCTTCTTCTCGGAAGAGTTATTGATTTGAATGTGGGGAATATCGAATGATATTCCCCATTTTTGTTTTTAGAAACGGCACGCGATCGCTCTGTGGCACGGCGGCCGGGCCTCCTCCGGCTTCCCTCTCGTTTAATGAGGGGTGAATTACCCTCCTTCAAAAGCAGGACAGACCGGCAGGAAATCACATTGAGGACAGAAAAA
This genomic stretch from Terriglobia bacterium harbors:
- a CDS encoding VWA domain-containing protein, with protein sequence MRRLIGILAAVLLSGMLTFAQSKAPPAPETKPEQLKIPSIVVNVEKVVVPVTVKDSKGHLINDLKKTDFEVLEDGVPQEISDFTTDPRALSAVILVDTAMTGRAERLLGETLRSLTESFSEFDALAVYTFEDRVDKLVGFGNNRDIAYTKLKRIVDVSGSNPSVPGGPIFSGGPPSINGRPMDVGPPPNYGSLKPALKRITDAIFAAAMALKDQPKDRRKIILVISDGNDTGKNESSYQDTLHLLLDREIAVYGISNDEFPLLRHAEVTNVLPRFTADTGGSMFYSFKRETLENIYPALTEEVRNQYELTYSPKRHTDDSVFKSIEVKVDRPGVRVIARQGYYAVSVVPLTPEAK